In Leptospira sp. WS58.C1, a single genomic region encodes these proteins:
- a CDS encoding TIGR04452 family lipoprotein, with translation MKRTYFTILMLLFVLNCIAVDTLGITDTYKGDEAKEKLLAAAKVGDYLTATEYFTDQGYTGAELDSYVMAQVILASFINETVFNLDESKYYKKKDVDDCAQVIQFLGVVADYDSFTSFMTNRTCRLNPNDMFFDRNIGKSSNSGE, from the coding sequence ATGAAACGAACCTATTTCACAATATTGATGCTACTTTTCGTTCTGAATTGTATCGCAGTGGATACATTAGGAATAACGGATACTTACAAAGGAGATGAGGCCAAGGAAAAGTTATTGGCTGCGGCAAAAGTAGGGGATTATTTGACTGCTACGGAATATTTTACTGACCAAGGTTATACTGGGGCCGAATTGGATTCTTATGTGATGGCTCAAGTCATCTTAGCATCTTTTATAAATGAGACGGTCTTCAATCTGGATGAATCCAAATATTATAAAAAGAAGGATGTCGACGACTGTGCTCAAGTGATCCAATTTTTAGGGGTCGTCGCTGATTATGATTCTTTTACTTCGTTCATGACCAATCGAACTTGTCGTTTAAATCCAAACGATATGTTTTTTGATCGGAATATCGGTAAAAGTTCGAATAGCGGCGAATAA
- a CDS encoding TetR/AcrR family transcriptional regulator has translation MKLITSGSRRQDNKTKNRNAILNAARRVFASVGFEACSTREIIRESGLAQGTFYNYYKDKESVMQDIADELAEGIRKGIREARAKAESPLAFLSDAYFAVFQVMMQDRIHLDLLTRNRDIIRGYLFQGGSMTYILEELDSDLERMVAAGGFPAHPIRITSVMMVAAGFEAMVLLAKEDNYDLRKLSDYLGLLFQGGIHNVSKVIQEDGELRR, from the coding sequence TGAAACTAATAACTTCCGGGTCCAGAAGACAGGACAACAAAACAAAAAATAGAAATGCGATCCTAAATGCGGCTCGTAGGGTTTTTGCAAGTGTAGGATTCGAGGCTTGCTCCACCAGAGAAATCATCCGAGAAAGCGGGCTTGCTCAGGGAACTTTCTATAATTATTACAAAGATAAGGAATCCGTAATGCAAGACATTGCGGATGAATTAGCCGAAGGAATCCGAAAGGGGATCAGAGAGGCCCGTGCAAAAGCGGAAAGTCCTTTGGCTTTTTTAAGCGATGCCTACTTTGCCGTCTTCCAAGTGATGATGCAGGATCGAATTCACTTAGATCTATTGACCAGGAACAGGGATATTATTCGGGGATACCTATTCCAAGGCGGCTCGATGACCTATATCTTGGAAGAATTAGACAGTGACTTGGAAAGAATGGTAGCTGCAGGAGGTTTTCCTGCGCATCCGATCCGCATCACTTCCGTTATGATGGTAGCCGCCGGGTTCGAAGCGATGGTTCTCCTAGCAAAAGAAGACAATTACGATCTTAGAAAATTATCCGATTATCTAGGTCTTCTCTTCCAAGGAGGGATACATAACGTTTCGAAAGTGATCCAGGAAGATGGGGAATTGCGTCGTTAA